The following are encoded in a window of Mannheimia varigena genomic DNA:
- the dapF gene encoding diaminopimelate epimerase, whose amino-acid sequence MQFSKMHGLGNDFMVVDGVTQNVYLTEEMIRTLSDRYRGVGFDQLLLVEPPYDPELDFHYRIFNADGSEVSQCGNGARCFARFVTLKGLTNKRDIYVSTVKGKMVLSLQDDDKVRVNMGEPIWEPAQIPFTANKFEKNYILRTDLQTVLCGVVSMGNPHCVLQVDDVKTAPVNELGPLLESHERFPERANISFMQVVNRNHVKLRVYERGAGETQACGSGACGTVAVGIMQGLLDNKVQVDLPGGSLIIEWRGVGHPLYMTGDATHIYDGFIKL is encoded by the coding sequence ATGCAATTTTCAAAAATGCACGGATTGGGCAACGATTTTATGGTAGTGGACGGTGTAACTCAAAATGTTTATTTAACGGAGGAGATGATTCGAACACTTTCTGACCGTTATCGTGGTGTTGGTTTTGATCAACTTTTATTGGTTGAGCCGCCTTACGATCCTGAATTAGATTTCCATTACCGTATTTTTAACGCAGATGGCAGTGAAGTTTCACAATGTGGAAATGGGGCGAGATGTTTTGCTCGTTTTGTAACGCTTAAAGGGCTTACTAATAAAAGAGATATTTACGTTAGCACAGTTAAAGGAAAAATGGTGTTAAGTCTACAAGATGACGACAAAGTGCGAGTGAATATGGGCGAGCCGATTTGGGAACCTGCACAAATCCCATTTACGGCGAATAAATTTGAGAAAAACTATATTTTACGCACTGATTTGCAAACCGTTCTATGTGGGGTGGTGTCGATGGGTAATCCACATTGTGTGCTACAAGTAGATGATGTAAAAACTGCACCAGTGAATGAACTCGGACCTTTGCTCGAAAGCCACGAACGCTTCCCTGAACGAGCGAATATCAGCTTTATGCAAGTGGTGAATCGCAATCACGTCAAATTACGGGTGTATGAGCGAGGTGCAGGCGAAACCCAAGCTTGTGGCAGCGGGGCGTGCGGCACGGTAGCGGTCGGTATTATGCAAGGCTTGTTGGATAATAAAGTACAGGTGGATTTGCCGGGTGGTTCACTCATTATTGAATGGCGAGGAGTAGGGCATCCTCTTTATATGACAGGCGATGCAACACATATTTATGATGGATTTATCAAGCTGTAA
- a CDS encoding RBBP9/YdeN family alpha/beta hydrolase: MAQVYIVHGYTANADKHWFPWLEQELEKCGISCERLNMPNSENPSLDGWLNHLAQNVELNDQTIFVGHSLGCIAILNFLAKNYAKIKGAVFVSGFYQPVENLPELSAFTNYYAILPSVSHFPSYVVSALDDTIVNHKYSDALAQHLQADYIRLNQGGHFLDREGVTELPVVLELVKKLI; encoded by the coding sequence ATGGCACAGGTTTATATCGTACACGGCTATACTGCAAATGCAGATAAACATTGGTTTCCTTGGTTGGAACAGGAGCTTGAAAAATGTGGCATAAGTTGCGAGCGGCTCAATATGCCCAATTCGGAAAATCCGTCATTAGATGGTTGGTTAAATCATCTTGCACAAAATGTGGAGCTTAACGATCAAACTATTTTTGTCGGGCATAGTTTAGGTTGTATCGCCATTTTGAATTTTCTAGCGAAAAATTACGCCAAAATTAAAGGGGCGGTGTTTGTGTCAGGGTTCTATCAACCCGTAGAAAATTTACCCGAACTGTCTGCCTTTACCAATTATTATGCAATTTTACCGAGTGTATCGCATTTTCCAAGCTATGTGGTGAGTGCGTTAGACGATACTATCGTGAATCATAAATATAGCGATGCCCTCGCTCAACATTTGCAAGCGGACTATATTCGCCTAAATCAGGGTGGACATTTTTTGGATAGAGAGGGTGTAACCGAATTGCCTGTGGTGTTGGAGTTGGTGAAGAAGTTAATTTAA
- a CDS encoding DMT family transporter: MNVWILLAISICLEIAATNLLKLSNGFTKVVPTISSLALYGLSFYFLSIIFRTLPVGIVYAVWSGVGIVLTAIVAYFAFGQKIDLAGLVGIALILAGVLVINLFSKV; this comes from the coding sequence ATGAACGTTTGGATTTTATTAGCGATTTCAATTTGTTTGGAAATTGCCGCCACTAACTTATTAAAATTAAGCAACGGTTTTACCAAAGTCGTACCAACCATTAGCTCGCTGGCACTTTATGGCTTATCGTTTTACTTTCTCTCAATTATTTTCCGCACCTTACCGGTGGGCATTGTCTATGCAGTTTGGTCTGGTGTAGGAATTGTGCTTACTGCCATTGTTGCGTATTTCGCATTCGGGCAGAAAATAGACTTGGCAGGCTTGGTTGGTATTGCGTTGATTTTAGCTGGTGTATTGGTGATTAATTTATTTTCGAAGGTGTGA
- the xylB gene encoding xylulokinase gives MYIGIDLGTSGVKVVLLDENQHIIAITQKSLPISRPQPLWSEQNPQDWWNATNEAMLELASQQDLSGVKAIGLTGQMHGATLLDSADNVLSPAILWNDGRSFAECEELEQLVPNSRVITGNLMMPGFTAPKLRWVDKHQPDIAEKVSKVLLPKDYLRLVMSGEYASDMSDASGTMWLDVGKRDWNKSLLNACGLDIENMPKLFEGNQITGYLRPTLAEQWKMKSVPIVAGGGDNAAGAIGIGLYQTGQAMLSLGTSGVYFVVSDKFHANPQKAVHSFCHALPDRWHLMSVILSAASSVDWAAKSLGVKDVPTLFQQVEANQTASDAVFLPYLSGERTPHNDPYAKGVFWGLNHNDNQITMAKSVIEGVSFALAQGIDVLHETGVNAENIALIGGGAKSAYWRQLLADISGKIFEYRTGGDVGPALGAAKLAQIALNPNQDIAEFCQPLPLEQVYQPNPARYAEYQEKRQKFAEIYQRLKGL, from the coding sequence ATGTATATTGGAATCGATCTCGGCACATCAGGTGTGAAAGTCGTGTTACTCGATGAAAACCAACACATTATTGCCATTACCCAAAAATCACTTCCTATTTCCCGCCCACAGCCATTGTGGTCTGAACAAAACCCACAAGATTGGTGGAATGCCACCAACGAAGCAATGCTTGAGCTAGCCTCTCAACAGGATTTAAGCGGTGTAAAAGCCATCGGTTTAACCGGGCAGATGCACGGAGCAACTTTGCTAGACAGTGCAGACAACGTACTTTCCCCTGCAATTTTATGGAATGACGGACGCAGTTTTGCTGAATGTGAAGAATTAGAACAACTTGTGCCAAACAGCCGTGTAATTACAGGCAACTTGATGATGCCGGGCTTTACCGCCCCCAAATTACGTTGGGTCGATAAACACCAGCCAGACATTGCCGAAAAAGTCAGCAAAGTATTGCTCCCTAAAGATTATCTCCGCTTAGTAATGAGTGGCGAATACGCTTCTGATATGTCCGATGCATCAGGCACAATGTGGCTTGATGTAGGGAAACGAGATTGGAACAAATCGCTCCTAAACGCTTGCGGATTAGACATTGAAAATATGCCAAAACTGTTTGAAGGCAACCAAATCACAGGTTATTTACGCCCAACGCTTGCCGAACAGTGGAAAATGAAATCCGTACCGATTGTAGCAGGTGGTGGTGATAATGCCGCAGGGGCGATCGGTATTGGCTTATATCAAACAGGGCAAGCAATGCTTTCTCTCGGCACATCAGGCGTTTATTTTGTAGTGAGCGATAAATTCCACGCTAATCCGCAAAAAGCGGTTCACAGCTTCTGCCACGCCTTACCGGATCGCTGGCATTTGATGTCGGTGATTTTAAGTGCGGCATCTTCGGTCGATTGGGCGGCAAAATCGCTTGGCGTTAAAGATGTGCCAACCTTATTCCAACAAGTTGAAGCAAACCAAACTGCCTCCGATGCGGTGTTCTTACCTTATTTATCCGGTGAACGCACACCGCATAACGATCCTTACGCTAAAGGCGTATTCTGGGGTTTAAATCATAACGACAACCAAATCACGATGGCAAAATCGGTGATTGAAGGGGTGAGTTTTGCCTTAGCTCAAGGAATTGATGTTCTGCACGAAACAGGGGTAAATGCAGAGAATATCGCCTTAATTGGTGGCGGAGCGAAAAGTGCCTACTGGCGACAACTGCTTGCCGATATTAGCGGTAAAATCTTTGAATACCGCACAGGTGGCGATGTTGGCCCGGCTTTAGGGGCTGCAAAACTGGCTCAAATTGCATTAAATCCAAACCAGGATATTGCCGAGTTCTGCCAGCCGTTACCGTTAGAACAGGTTTATCAGCCAAACCCGGCTCGTTATGCGGAATATCAAGAAAAACGCCAAAAATTTGCGGAGATTTATCAACGGTTGAAAGGTTTATAA
- the xylA gene encoding xylose isomerase encodes MSNYFDKILKVQYEGANSTNPFAFKHYNPNEVILGKTMAEHLRLAVCYWHTFCWTGNDMFGVGSLDRSWQKTGDLLQGAKQKAEIAFEFFQKLGVPYYCFHDVDIAPEGNNFKEYLHNFNTIVDILEQKQAETGVKLLWGTANCFTNPRYMSGASTNPNPEVFAWAAAQVFTAMNATQRLGGENYVLWGGREGYETLLNTDLKREREQIGRFMQLVVEHKYKIGFKGTLLIEPKPQEPTKHQYDYDVATVYGFLKQFGLENEIKMNIEANHATLAGHTFQHEIATATALGIFGSIDANRGDPQLGWDTDQFPNSVEENTLVMYEILKAGGFTTGGFNFDAKIRRQSTDPYDLFHAHIGAMDVLALSLKRAAKMIEDQALQKVVDNRYAGWNQDLGQQILSGKASLEDLAKIVENQCLDPKPISGQQEYLENLVNSYIYR; translated from the coding sequence ATGTCTAACTATTTCGACAAAATCTTAAAAGTACAATACGAAGGGGCAAACTCAACCAATCCGTTTGCATTCAAGCACTACAATCCAAATGAAGTGATTTTAGGAAAAACAATGGCAGAACACCTGCGTTTAGCGGTTTGCTATTGGCACACTTTCTGCTGGACAGGCAACGATATGTTCGGGGTTGGTTCATTAGATCGCAGCTGGCAAAAAACCGGTGATTTACTGCAAGGTGCAAAGCAAAAAGCGGAAATTGCTTTTGAGTTTTTCCAAAAATTAGGCGTGCCTTATTACTGTTTCCACGATGTGGATATCGCTCCTGAAGGCAATAATTTCAAAGAATATCTCCATAACTTCAACACCATTGTGGATATTTTAGAGCAAAAACAAGCAGAAACCGGCGTGAAATTATTGTGGGGAACCGCAAACTGCTTTACCAACCCTCGCTATATGTCAGGTGCTTCCACCAACCCAAATCCGGAAGTGTTTGCTTGGGCAGCCGCACAAGTCTTCACTGCAATGAACGCAACTCAACGCTTAGGTGGCGAAAACTATGTGTTATGGGGTGGACGTGAAGGTTATGAGACTTTACTCAATACTGATCTCAAACGTGAACGTGAACAAATCGGTCGCTTTATGCAGTTAGTGGTGGAACACAAATACAAAATCGGCTTTAAAGGCACATTACTCATCGAGCCCAAACCACAAGAGCCAACCAAACATCAATACGACTATGATGTAGCAACCGTTTACGGTTTCTTAAAACAGTTTGGTTTAGAAAATGAAATTAAAATGAACATTGAAGCCAACCACGCTACGCTTGCAGGGCATACATTCCAACACGAAATTGCAACCGCAACGGCATTAGGCATCTTCGGTTCTATCGATGCAAACCGTGGCGACCCACAATTAGGCTGGGATACAGACCAATTCCCAAATAGTGTTGAAGAAAATACCCTTGTAATGTACGAAATCTTAAAAGCAGGCGGTTTCACCACCGGCGGCTTCAACTTCGATGCTAAAATTCGCCGTCAAAGTACCGACCCTTATGATTTATTCCACGCCCACATCGGAGCAATGGACGTGTTAGCCCTCTCCCTTAAACGTGCAGCGAAAATGATTGAAGACCAAGCGTTACAAAAAGTGGTCGATAACCGCTACGCAGGCTGGAACCAAGATTTAGGGCAACAAATTCTAAGCGGCAAAGCAAGTTTAGAAGATTTAGCGAAAATCGTGGAAAACCAATGCTTAGATCCGAAACCAATTTCAGGTCAGCAAGAATATTTGGAAAACTTGGTAAATAGCTATATTTATCGTTAA
- the xylF gene encoding D-xylose ABC transporter substrate-binding protein has translation MKLKSKLLAVAAATLMVFSHSAIAKDLKIGMSIDDLRLERWQKDRDIFVNKAEALGAKVFVQSANGDATAQISQIENMLNKGIDVLVIIPFNGEVLSNVIAEAKKEGVKVLAYDRLINNADIDFYVSFDNEKVGELQAQSIIEQKPEGNYFLMGGSPVDNNAKLFRKGQMKVLQPHIDSGKIKVVGDQWVDSWLAEKALQIMENALTANKNNIDAVVASNDATAGGAIQALSAQGLSGKVAISGQDADLAAIKRIVAGTQTMTVYKPITNLADKAAEIAVALGKEEKVETNAKLNNGSKEVEAYLLEPVVVTKDNIDSTVIKDGFHTKEAVYK, from the coding sequence ATGAAACTTAAGTCCAAATTATTAGCAGTTGCTGCCGCCACTTTAATGGTATTTAGCCACTCAGCGATTGCTAAAGATCTAAAAATCGGTATGTCTATCGATGATTTACGTTTAGAGCGTTGGCAAAAAGATAGAGATATTTTTGTGAATAAAGCAGAAGCCTTAGGTGCAAAAGTGTTTGTGCAATCCGCAAATGGCGATGCGACCGCTCAAATTTCTCAAATTGAGAATATGTTGAATAAGGGTATTGATGTATTGGTGATTATTCCTTTTAACGGCGAAGTGTTGTCCAACGTAATTGCCGAAGCGAAAAAAGAGGGCGTGAAAGTGCTTGCCTATGACCGCTTAATTAACAATGCCGACATTGATTTCTATGTGTCATTCGATAATGAAAAAGTGGGTGAGCTACAAGCTCAAAGTATTATCGAACAAAAACCGGAGGGGAATTATTTCCTAATGGGCGGCTCACCGGTGGATAACAATGCGAAGTTATTCCGTAAAGGTCAAATGAAAGTCTTACAACCGCATATTGATAGCGGCAAAATCAAAGTGGTGGGCGACCAATGGGTAGATTCTTGGTTAGCTGAGAAAGCATTACAAATTATGGAAAACGCTTTAACAGCGAATAAAAATAATATTGATGCAGTAGTCGCTTCAAACGATGCCACTGCAGGCGGTGCAATTCAAGCATTAAGTGCTCAAGGCTTATCGGGCAAAGTTGCAATTTCCGGTCAAGATGCAGATTTAGCAGCAATCAAACGTATTGTTGCTGGCACACAAACTATGACGGTGTATAAACCGATTACTAACTTAGCTGATAAAGCCGCTGAAATAGCTGTTGCTCTTGGTAAAGAAGAAAAAGTGGAAACGAATGCGAAATTAAACAATGGTAGTAAAGAGGTCGAAGCTTATTTATTAGAGCCTGTGGTGGTGACCAAAGACAATATCGATAGTACCGTAATTAAAGACGGTTTCCACACTAAAGAAGCAGTATATAAATAA
- the xylG gene encoding D-xylose ABC transporter ATP-binding protein, translating to MAKLLEMKNITKKFGEVVALNNISISLETGEILSLCGENGSGKSTLMKVLCGIYPAGEYEGEIYFSGEKLIAKNIKDTEEKGISIIHQELTLVKNMSILENMFLGNEITNAGITNDNEMYLRCKTLLEQVQLDVDPNTKVGELGLGQQQLVEIAKALNKQVRLLILDEPTASLTEKETDILLNLIKDLQAHNIACVYISHKLNEVKAISDKICVIRDGEHIGTRSAVGMSEDDIITMMVGREITSLYPHEPHEIGEEILRVENITAWHPTNTHIKRVDNANFVLHKGEILGVAGLVGSGRTEMAQCIFGSYQGKYQADIYLNNQKINIKKCAQAIENHIVMVPEDRKKHGIVPIMGVGKNITLSSLPQFCFAKKIINEPLEETIINQSIAKLKVKTSSPELAIGRLSGGNQQKAILAKCLLLNPKILILDEPTRGIDVGAKYEIYKLINQLAQEGMAIIVISSELPEVLGISDRVLVMHEGKIKANLINQNLTQEKVMEAALKE from the coding sequence ATGGCGAAATTATTAGAAATGAAGAACATCACCAAAAAATTTGGTGAGGTTGTGGCATTAAATAATATTTCAATTTCCCTTGAAACCGGTGAAATACTTTCTTTGTGTGGCGAAAACGGCTCAGGCAAATCAACCTTAATGAAAGTATTGTGTGGAATTTATCCTGCCGGTGAGTATGAGGGGGAAATCTATTTTTCCGGTGAAAAACTGATTGCCAAAAATATTAAAGATACCGAAGAAAAAGGCATTTCCATTATTCACCAAGAATTGACGTTAGTGAAAAATATGTCGATTTTGGAGAATATGTTTTTAGGCAACGAAATTACCAATGCAGGAATTACCAATGACAACGAAATGTACCTGCGTTGCAAAACCTTGCTTGAACAAGTTCAGCTCGATGTTGATCCGAATACTAAAGTGGGCGAATTAGGCTTAGGGCAACAACAATTAGTCGAAATTGCCAAAGCCTTGAACAAACAGGTGCGTTTATTGATTTTAGACGAACCCACCGCCTCACTAACTGAAAAAGAAACCGACATTCTGCTCAATTTAATTAAAGACCTACAGGCTCACAACATTGCGTGCGTTTATATTTCCCACAAATTGAATGAAGTCAAAGCTATTTCCGACAAAATTTGCGTGATCCGTGATGGTGAGCATATCGGCACACGTTCAGCAGTGGGTATGAGTGAAGATGACATTATTACGATGATGGTGGGGCGTGAGATTACCTCGCTTTATCCACACGAACCGCACGAAATTGGGGAAGAAATTCTGCGTGTTGAAAATATTACGGCGTGGCACCCAACTAACACACATATCAAGCGGGTCGATAATGCTAATTTTGTGCTACACAAAGGCGAAATTTTAGGCGTGGCAGGTTTAGTGGGGTCAGGACGAACCGAAATGGCACAATGTATTTTCGGCTCTTATCAAGGCAAATATCAGGCTGATATTTATCTTAACAATCAAAAAATCAACATCAAAAAATGTGCCCAAGCCATTGAAAATCACATTGTAATGGTACCGGAAGATCGCAAAAAACACGGCATTGTACCGATTATGGGCGTAGGCAAAAATATTACGCTCTCTTCGCTACCGCAGTTCTGTTTTGCAAAAAAAATCATAAATGAACCGCTTGAAGAGACCATTATCAACCAATCCATAGCCAAGCTGAAAGTAAAAACCTCTTCGCCTGAATTAGCGATTGGACGGTTAAGTGGCGGTAATCAACAAAAAGCGATTTTAGCGAAATGCTTACTGCTTAACCCGAAAATCTTAATTTTAGACGAGCCGACACGAGGCATTGATGTGGGGGCAAAATATGAAATTTATAAACTCATCAATCAATTAGCCCAAGAAGGAATGGCGATTATTGTGATCTCTTCCGAATTACCTGAAGTCTTAGGGATTAGCGACCGAGTGCTGGTGATGCACGAGGGCAAAATCAAAGCCAACCTCATCAACCAAAATTTAACCCAAGAAAAAGTAATGGAAGCGGCATTGAAGGAGTAA
- a CDS encoding sugar ABC transporter permease: protein MNKLKSINLQVYIMLIAIVVIMSFFSVATDGAYLSARNISNLLRQTSITGILAIGMVFVIISAEIDLSVGSLMGLLGGFAAISNVWWGWPLPLTIAVTLVLGLMIGAWNGWWVAYQKVPSFIVTLAGMLAFRGILVGITNGTTVSPISEEMTAIGQGYLPDMVGMILGTIGIICFMMWGSYQRKARQKLNLTVPTFPKETFKYGIVAIIVLGAIYLLNDYRGVPFPVLVLVVLAIAGTFLARKTAFGRHVYAIGGNIDAARLSGIAVEKIKLSIFALNGLLVAIAGLILSSRLGAGAPSAGQNAELDAIAACVIGGASLAGGIGTIYGVVIGAFIIALLDNGMSMLDVPTFWQYIVKGAILLLAVWVDTISKKKA from the coding sequence ATGAACAAGTTAAAATCCATTAATTTACAAGTCTATATCATGCTGATTGCGATTGTTGTCATTATGAGTTTTTTCTCGGTGGCAACAGACGGAGCTTATTTAAGTGCAAGAAATATCTCTAACTTGCTACGTCAAACCTCCATTACAGGCATTCTTGCCATTGGTATGGTATTTGTGATTATTTCTGCTGAAATTGACCTATCAGTCGGCTCACTAATGGGCTTGCTTGGCGGTTTTGCCGCAATCAGTAACGTTTGGTGGGGCTGGCCTTTGCCGCTAACCATTGCGGTTACTCTTGTTTTAGGCTTGATGATCGGAGCGTGGAACGGCTGGTGGGTGGCTTACCAAAAAGTACCGTCCTTTATTGTAACGCTTGCCGGTATGTTGGCATTTCGTGGTATCTTAGTCGGTATCACTAACGGTACAACGGTTTCACCTATTAGCGAAGAGATGACCGCTATCGGTCAAGGCTACTTGCCCGATATGGTGGGAATGATTTTAGGCACAATCGGCATTATCTGCTTTATGATGTGGGGTAGCTACCAACGCAAAGCAAGACAAAAACTGAATTTAACTGTGCCGACCTTCCCAAAAGAAACCTTCAAATACGGTATTGTCGCAATCATTGTGTTAGGGGCAATTTATCTGCTCAATGATTATCGAGGCGTACCATTCCCGGTATTGGTATTAGTAGTATTAGCAATTGCTGGCACATTCCTAGCTCGCAAAACTGCCTTTGGTCGCCACGTTTATGCGATTGGTGGAAACATTGATGCTGCACGTCTCTCCGGTATTGCAGTTGAAAAAATCAAACTTTCCATCTTCGCATTAAACGGATTATTAGTCGCCATTGCAGGTTTGATTTTAAGCTCTCGCTTAGGAGCTGGTGCCCCGTCAGCAGGGCAAAATGCCGAGCTTGATGCTATCGCTGCCTGTGTGATTGGCGGAGCAAGTTTGGCTGGTGGTATCGGCACAATTTACGGTGTTGTTATCGGAGCATTTATCATCGCCTTACTGGATAACGGAATGAGTATGCTTGATGTACCAACCTTTTGGCAGTACATCGTAAAAGGTGCAATTTTACTGCTTGCTGTTTGGGTAGATACAATAAGCAAGAAAAAAGCCTAA
- the xylE gene encoding D-xylose transporter XylE has product MSQKMNLYVISVTLVATLGGLLFGYDTAVISGTVASLDTVFIQPKGLPEISANSLLGFTVASALIGCIIGGFCGGFLSSRYGRKNALIIAAILFLVSAIGSAYPELGFAEIEDSNSIPYYLNNFLPEFVIYRIIGGIGVGIASMVSPMYIAEIAPADVRGKMVSFNQFAIIAGQLLVYFVNYFIALSGDYTWLNTVGWRYMFLSEVAPAALFLVLLFFVPESPRWLVLKNKLQQAEVVLKRLLGRDAGQLELYNIQSSLTQKSEVKAPLLAFGLGVIVIGIMLSIFQQFVGINVALYYAPEVFKSLGSSTETALLQTIIMGTINLSFTTIAIFTVDKYGRKPLQILGALGMAIGMFVLGTAFYARLSGIVALAGMLFYIAAFAISWGPVCWVLLSEIFPNAIRSQALAIAVAAQWIANYLVSWTFPMMDKSSYLLEHFNHGFAYWVYGVMSILAALFVWKFVPETKGKTLEELELLWKK; this is encoded by the coding sequence ATGTCTCAGAAAATGAATTTATATGTTATTAGTGTAACTTTAGTAGCAACATTGGGTGGCTTGCTATTTGGATATGACACAGCTGTTATTTCTGGTACGGTTGCTTCTTTAGATACCGTTTTTATTCAACCAAAAGGATTACCTGAAATCTCAGCTAATTCTCTTCTAGGCTTTACTGTAGCGAGTGCGTTAATCGGTTGTATTATTGGTGGGTTTTGTGGTGGTTTTTTAAGTAGTCGTTATGGGCGAAAAAATGCCTTAATTATTGCAGCCATTCTATTTCTTGTTTCTGCGATTGGATCGGCTTACCCTGAATTAGGCTTTGCAGAAATTGAAGATTCTAATAGCATTCCTTATTATCTGAATAATTTCCTACCTGAATTTGTGATTTATCGAATTATTGGTGGTATTGGGGTCGGTATCGCATCAATGGTTTCGCCTATGTATATCGCAGAAATTGCACCAGCAGATGTACGTGGGAAGATGGTTTCCTTTAATCAATTTGCTATTATTGCAGGTCAATTATTGGTTTATTTTGTAAATTACTTTATTGCATTAAGTGGCGATTATACTTGGTTAAATACAGTAGGTTGGCGTTATATGTTCTTATCCGAAGTAGCGCCTGCTGCATTGTTCTTGGTATTGCTATTCTTTGTACCAGAAAGCCCGCGTTGGTTAGTACTAAAAAACAAATTACAACAAGCCGAAGTAGTATTAAAACGTTTATTGGGGAGAGATGCAGGACAGCTAGAATTATACAATATCCAATCTTCTTTAACTCAAAAAAGCGAAGTGAAAGCACCTTTATTAGCGTTTGGGCTAGGTGTTATCGTAATTGGCATTATGTTGTCTATTTTTCAGCAATTTGTAGGGATTAATGTTGCTCTTTATTATGCTCCAGAAGTTTTCAAATCATTGGGTTCAAGCACGGAAACAGCATTGTTACAGACCATTATTATGGGAACAATCAATCTTTCTTTCACAACAATTGCTATTTTTACTGTGGATAAATATGGACGTAAGCCACTACAAATTTTAGGTGCTTTAGGTATGGCAATTGGTATGTTTGTACTTGGAACTGCATTCTATGCTCGTCTTTCTGGTATTGTTGCATTAGCAGGAATGTTATTTTATATCGCAGCATTTGCTATTTCTTGGGGGCCGGTATGTTGGGTATTGTTATCTGAAATTTTCCCAAATGCTATTCGTAGCCAAGCTCTTGCGATAGCTGTTGCTGCACAATGGATTGCTAATTATCTTGTTTCTTGGACATTCCCAATGATGGATAAAAGTTCTTATTTACTTGAGCATTTTAATCATGGTTTTGCATATTGGGTATATGGCGTAATGAGTATATTAGCAGCATTATTTGTATGGAAATTTGTTCCAGAAACTAAAGGTAAAACACTTGAAGAACTAGAATTACTTTGGAAAAAATAA
- a CDS encoding aldo/keto reductase yields MKQRRFGKTNKMVSEIGLGTWQLGTKWGDPFNHQEAMAILETAYEQGINFIDTADVYNNGQSEKAIGEILKKYPDFFYVVTKCGRALNPHTAEMYTPQVIEKFVDGSLSRLGTEKLDMILLHCPPTSVYRNDEIFAKLEQLKSSGKLIDYGVSIETVEEGLLAMDYDIAAMEVIFNMFRLKPLEQLFPTALQKDVGIIARVPLASGLLTGKYNANTAFGKDDHRTFNRNGEAFDKGETFSGVDYQLGLQAVEELKALFSTEDLIPHALRWVLMNKAVSTVIPGASKVSQVVTNAAVDNFPPLTESKMQKVEEIYNRLIRPSVHHLW; encoded by the coding sequence ATGAAACAACGCAGATTTGGTAAAACCAACAAAATGGTGTCAGAAATTGGGTTAGGCACTTGGCAGCTTGGGACGAAATGGGGTGATCCTTTTAATCACCAAGAGGCGATGGCAATTTTAGAAACCGCTTATGAGCAAGGCATTAATTTTATTGATACTGCTGATGTGTATAACAATGGGCAAAGCGAAAAAGCCATTGGCGAAATCTTGAAAAAATACCCCGACTTTTTCTATGTGGTTACCAAGTGTGGGCGAGCGTTAAATCCGCATACCGCTGAAATGTACACACCACAAGTTATCGAAAAATTTGTTGATGGCAGTTTAAGTCGTCTTGGCACGGAAAAGTTGGATATGATTTTGCTCCATTGCCCGCCAACCTCGGTGTATCGCAATGATGAGATTTTTGCAAAGTTGGAACAGCTTAAGTCTAGCGGAAAATTAATTGATTACGGTGTGAGTATAGAAACCGTAGAAGAAGGCTTGTTGGCGATGGATTACGACATTGCCGCAATGGAAGTGATCTTCAATATGTTCCGCTTAAAACCGTTAGAGCAACTGTTCCCAACAGCACTGCAAAAAGATGTCGGTATTATTGCCCGAGTGCCTCTCGCAAGTGGATTACTGACTGGTAAATACAATGCGAATACGGCTTTTGGTAAAGATGATCATCGTACTTTTAACCGCAATGGTGAAGCCTTTGATAAAGGTGAAACCTTTTCTGGTGTAGATTATCAACTTGGCTTACAAGCGGTGGAAGAACTGAAAGCTCTATTCAGCACGGAAGATTTAATTCCTCACGCATTACGTTGGGTATTGATGAATAAAGCCGTGAGTACAGTCATTCCGGGGGCAAGTAAGGTTTCACAAGTGGTTACTAACGCTGCTGTGGATAACTTCCCTCCATTAACCGAGAGCAAAATGCAAAAAGTAGAAGAGATTTACAACCGCTTAATCCGTCCAAGTGTGCATCATTTGTGGTAG